ATGCGGTGGGAGGCCTTGGTGAGGTCCTCGAGCGCGCGATCGATGGCCTCCCGACTGCCCGCCTCGACCGCCTTGCGCGCGGCCTCCAGGGCCTTCTCCGCCGCCGCCGCCTCCGCCTCCGGCAGCTTGTCCCGGTTTTCCTTGAGCGTCTTCTCGGTCGTGTAGATGAGGCTGTCCGCCCGGTTCCGGGACTCGATCTCGTCGCGCCGCTTCTGATCCTCGTCCGCGTGGGCCTGGGCATCCTTCACCATCCGCTCCACGTCCTCCTTGGCCAGGCCGGAGGAGGCGGTGATGGTGATGGCCTGGGACTTGCCCGTGCCCCGGTCCTTGGCGGAGACATTGACGATGCCGTTGGCGTCGATGTCGAAGGTCACCTCGATCTGGGGCACGCCCCGTGGGGCGGAGGGGATCCCCACCAGCTGGAACTTGCCGAGCGTCCGGTTGTCCGTGGCCAGGGGCCGCTCGCCCTGGAGGACGTGGATCTCCACCGAGTTCTGATTGTCGGCGGCGGTGGAGAAGACCTCCGTCTTCTTGGTGGGAATCGTGGTGTTGCGCTCGATGAGCCGGGTCATCACGCCCCCCAGGGTCTCGATCCCCAGGGAGAGGGGAGTGACAT
This sequence is a window from Vicinamibacteria bacterium. Protein-coding genes within it:
- a CDS encoding Hsp70 family protein, producing the protein MTRMPRIQKLVRDTFGKEPHKGVNPDEVVAVGAAIQAGILAGDVKDVLLLDVTPLSLGIETLGGVMTRLIERNTTIPTKKTEVFSTAADNQNSVEIHVLQGERPLATDNRTLGKFQLVGIPSAPRGVPQIEVTFDIDANGIVNVSAKDRGTGKSQAITITASSGLAKEDVERMVKDAQAHADEDQKRRDEIESRNRADSLIYTTEKTLKENRDKLPEAEAAAAEKALEAARKAVEAGSREAIDRALEDLTKASHRMAELLYQKAAGGPAEGPGSPGGEGPRDKTDGGDVIDAEVVDKK